A genome region from Coffea arabica cultivar ET-39 chromosome 7e, Coffea Arabica ET-39 HiFi, whole genome shotgun sequence includes the following:
- the LOC140011298 gene encoding uncharacterized protein, with protein sequence MKKKFFEKYFPASRAASLRKEICGIKQFHGESLYEYWERFTRLRTRCPHYEISDQLLIQYFYEGLLMNDRNIIDAASGGALVNKTTQEARELIERMAENCQQFGTREDVPTRKVNEVSSSSIQQQLSELTLFVRQIAVGNVQQAKVCGICTNISHTTDSCPQLQEEGIEQANMAGNMPMPRRQYDPYSNSYNLGWRDHPNLSYGGNKQQNFIPNRQQGFQQQYQTRNQPSSASGMSLEDMVKTIASNTMKFQQDTEASSQEMKARIQNLENQMSQLASIVNRLDSQGKGKLPSQPEVNPKNVSTMTLRSGKEVEGPAPVAPKDKNEDRIEKEVEEEGTPGTNKEVIRNPVVPVKPNPPPFPSRLERPKKQDKEKEILEMFRKVEINIPLLDAIKQVPRYAKFFKDLCINRKKLRGDERIIVGENVSAVLQRKLPPKCGDPGMFTIPCKIGNTSIRNAMLDLRASINVMPKAIYASLNLGPLKETSIIIQLADRTNTYPDGVIEDVLVQVNNLVFPVDFYILDMGNERSPNPSPILLGRPFLSTARTKIDVSEGTLTMEFDGEIVHFSIFEAMKYPYNSNTIFAVSVIDPFVQEVFEINGRDELEIAITKHLDLEATREIELGVSLQRMVGALHSLGQSYLRYDVAPIFVPEPHLKLLPSIVQAPEVELKPLPEHLKYAYLGEKETLPVIISSKVSPREEDKLLRVLRKL encoded by the coding sequence atgaagaaaaaattttttgaaaaatatttcccTGCATCCAGAGCTGCTAGTTTACGAAAAGAAATATGTGGCATCAAGCAATTTCACGGGGAATCCTTGTATGAATATTGGGAGAGGTTCACTAGGCTGCGTACTCGATGCCCTCATTACGAAATAAGCGATCAACTGCTGATTCAGTACTTCTACGAGGGGCTACTGATGAACGATAGAAATATCATTGATGCAGCAAGTGGTGGTGCACTAGTGAATAAGACTACCCAAGAGGCACGGGAACTAATCGAGCGAATGGCAGAGAACTGCCAGCAGTTTGGTACGAGAGAAGATGTTCCTACGAGAAAGGTCAACGAGGTAAGTTCATCTTCCATTCAACAGCAGTTATCTGAATTAACCTTATTTGTTCGACAGATAGCTGTAGGAAATGTACAGCAGGCCAAAGTGTGTGGGATTTGTACGAACATTAGTCATACCACTGACTCGTGCCCACAGTTACAAGAGGAGGGAATTGAGCAAGCAAACATGGCTGGTAACATGCCCATGCCACGTAGACAGTATGACCCCTATTCCAACTCATACAATCTGGGTTGGAGGGatcatccaaatctgagctATGGGggaaataagcaacaaaatttcATCCCCAATAGACAGCAGGGCTTCCAACAacaatatcaaacaaggaatcaACCCTCCTCTGCCTCAGGTATGTCCCTAGAAGACATGGTTAAAACCATAGCCTCTAATACTATGAAATTTCAGCAGGACACTGAGGCCAGCAGTCAAGAGATGAAGGCGCGTATACAAAACTTGGAAAATCAGATGAGTCAATTGGCCTCAATTGTCAACCGACTGGACTCCCAGGGAAAGGGAAAACTTCCATCCCAACCTGAGGTGAATCCCAAGAATGTAAGTACAATGACCCTCAGGAGTGGGAAAGAGGTTGAAGGACCAGCACCAGTGGCTCCGAAGGACAAGAATGAGGACCGCATTGAGAAGGAGGTTGAGGAAGAAGGAACGCCCGGCACAAATAAAGAGGTAATACGTAACCCAGTGGTTCCAGTTAAACCTAACCCACCACCTTTTCCTAGCAGGTTGGAAAGGCCTAAAAAGCAagacaaggaaaaggaaattctGGAAATGTTTAGAAAGGTGGAGATAAATATCCCCTTACTTGACGCAATTAAGCAAGTACCCCGGTATGCCAAATTTTTTAAGGACCTATGCATCaataggaagaaattgaggggaGATGAAAGGATAATTGTGGGAGAGAACGTATCCGCAGTGCTTCAAAGAAAACTTCCGCCCAAGTGTGGAGACCCAGGTATGTTCACTATCCCTTGTAAAATAGGGAACACTAGCATTAGGAATGCCATGTTAGATTTAAGAGCCTCTATAAATGTGATGCCCAAGGCTATTTATGCTTCTCTAAATTTGGGTCCCTTAAAGGAAACTAGCATTATAATTCAATTGGCTGATAGGACTAATACTTATCCCGATGGGGTGATAGAAGATGTGTTAGTGCAAGTGAACAATTTAGTGTTCCCAGttgatttttatattcttgATATGGGTAATGAACGTTCTCCAAATCCATCACCAATTTTGTTGGGGAGGCCCTTCTTGAGCACGGCTCGTacaaaaattgatgttagtGAGGGCACCCTAacgatggaatttgatggagaaatagtTCATTTCAGTATATTTGAGGCCATGAAATATCCGTATAATTCTAATACTATTTTTGCTGTGAGTGTAATTGACCCTTTTGTGCAAGAAGTATTTGAGATTAATGGCAGGGATGAATTGGAGATAGCAATCACCAAACATTTGGATCTGGAAGCAACCCGTGAAATAGAGTTAGGTGTCAGTTTGCAAAGAATGGTTGGAGCCTTGCATTCACTAGGCCAAAGTTATCTAAGGTATGATGTCGCTCCTATATTCGTGCCTGAACCACACCTAAAACTATTACCTTCTATCGTGCAGGCACCTGAAGTGGAGTTGAAACCCCTGCCCGAGCATTTAAAGTATGCCTATCTAGGTGAAAAAGAGACGTTACCAgtgataatctcatccaaaGTATCACCCAGGGAGGAGGATAAGCTGCTACGGGTTTTAAGGAAGCTATAG